From a region of the Castanea sativa cultivar Marrone di Chiusa Pesio chromosome 10, ASM4071231v1 genome:
- the LOC142612967 gene encoding protein S-acyltransferase 18, producing MMRRHGWQRPLHPLQMVGMAIYSFLVVFFYTFLGLFLGNRIAEITITTLFSFVALSVMFLFVRCTAIDPTDKTSFRKKKRAKSKSGIVKLNYGFMMGQIVVRFLRRVERKILKTFIRRKYLDPWKTSAQMEPLLPFPLVMKDDAVAPDTREDDISFCSLCDFEVKKHSKHCRTCNRCVEGFDHHCRWLNNCVGKRNYTTFIMLMTFVLLMLIIEGGTAIAIFIRCFADKGGVERELVSRLYIQFPRGVLATISVLLFLMTAYGTAALGQLFFFHVVLIRKGMRTYDYILAMREDNQSMELDPFNESDFSSDESTDFDDSPEKPSFVSRFICRGYRRNQNPPRLSIRIDRDPELSNLPKRQGFHVKIDPWKLINLSREKALIAVEKAREKLMKQKSEVDIDSLKPLPLETKRGPLVNTDRSMSNPGTSSTPLISNVRHPGSPGTFSSPRRRFSGSPTMFSGIVASPKHKYRNSFDLKLTEVSKELETYISRQVLCSVIKKEGSEASPR from the exons CCCCTACAG ATGGTGGGAATGGCAATTTACAGTTTTCTGGTTGTATTCTTCTATACTTTCCTGGGGCTTTTCCTTGGAAACAGAATTGCGGAAATCACAATCACCACGTTGTTTTCCTTTGTG GCACTTTCTGTAATGTTTCTATTTGTAAGGTGTACCGCCATTGACCCAACTGACAAAACCAGCTttaggaagaagaaaagagccAAATCTAAGAGTGGAATTGTAAAGCTGAATTATGGGTTTATGATGGGTCAGATAGTTGTGAGGTTTTTAAGGAGGGTAGAAAGGAAGATCCTTAAGACTTTTATTAGGAGGAAGTATCTGGATCCATGGAAAACAAGTGCTCAAATGGAGCCCTTGCTTCCATTTCCCCTTGTCATGAAGGATGATGCTGTTGCACCTGATACAAGAGAGGATGACATCTCATTTTGCTCGCTATGCGATTTTGAG GTAAAAAAGCACAGTAAGCATTGTAGGACCTGCAACCGGTGTGTTGAAGGGTTTGATCACCATTGCAGG tggtTAAACAACTGTGTTGGGAAAAGAAATTACACAACATTCATTATGCTGATGACTTTCGTCTTGTTAATG CTAATCATAGAAGGAGGAACTGCCATTGCTATATTCATCAGGTGCTTTGCAGACAAAGGAGGAGTTGAGAGGGAGCTGGTGAGCAGGCTCTATATTCAGTTCCCAAGAGGGGTTCTTGCCACAATATCG GTACTCCTGTTTCTAATGACAGCTTATGGTACAGCAGCACTAGGAcaacttttcttctttcatgTGGTTCTCATTCGGAAG GGAATGAGAACTTATGACTACATCTTGGCAATGAGAGAGGATAACCAATCTATGGAACTAGATCCATTTAATGAATCTGATTTTTCTTCTGATGAAAGCACTGATTTTGATGATTCACCTGAAAAACCATCATTTGTGTCACGGTTTATATGCAGAGGATACAGGAGAAATCAG AATCCGCCAAGGTTGTCTATAAGGATTGATAGAGATCCTGAGCTGTCTAACTTGCCCAAGAGACAAGGCTTCCATGTAAAGATCGACCCATGGAAACTTATAAATTTGAGCAGAGAGAAAGCTTTAATAGCAGTTGAGAAGGCCAGAGAAAAGCTCATGAAACAGAAGTCAGAGGTGGATATTGATTCGTTAAAGCCACTGCCACTGGAGACTAAACGTGGACCACTGGTGAACACGGATAGAAGTATGTCTAATCCAGGAACAAGCTCAACACCTCTCATATCAAATGTAAGGCATCCCGGCTCGCCCGGAACGTTTTCAAGTCCAAGAAGGCGTTTTTCTGGATCTCCAACCATGTTCTCTGGAATTGTGGCATCGCCAAAGCACAAGTACAGAAACAGTTTTGACTTGAAGTTAACAGAGGTGTCCAAAGAACTTGAAACTTACATTTCAAGGCAGGTTTTATGTTCCGTAATTAAGAAGGAAGGGAGTGAGGCATCCCCAAGATAG